From a region of the Streptomyces sp. NBC_01454 genome:
- a CDS encoding sulfate adenylyltransferase subunit 1, with protein MSTTTNPGAIDAVDAGAASLLRFATAGSVDDGKSTLVGRLLHDSKSVLADQLEAVERASLGRGQDTPDLALLTDGLRAEREQGITIDVAYRYFATPRRRFILADTPGHVQYTRNMVTGASTAELAVVLVDARNGVVEQTRRHAAVAALLRVPHVVLAVNKMDLVDYAEPVFAAIAEEFTTYAASLGVPEITAIPISALAGDNVVAPSAHMDWYGGPTVLEHLETVSVVADPSDDPGRFPVQYVIRPQTAEHPDYRGYAGQIASGVLRVGDAVTVLPSGRTSTIEAIDALGRSVDAAWAPQSVTVRLADDLDISRGDLIAPTATAPAVSQDIEATICHVADRPLKVGDRVLLKHATRTVKAIVKDIPSRLTLDDLSPHPEPGELVANDIGRILVRTAEPLPLDAYADSRRTGSFLLIDPADGTTLTAGMAGHAFTQAAAGAVRADDGADGAGDEGWDF; from the coding sequence ATGAGCACGACCACGAACCCGGGCGCGATCGACGCCGTCGACGCGGGTGCCGCCTCGCTGCTGCGGTTCGCCACCGCCGGATCCGTCGACGACGGCAAGTCCACGCTGGTGGGACGGCTGCTGCACGACTCCAAGTCGGTGCTCGCCGACCAGCTGGAGGCCGTCGAACGCGCCTCCCTGGGCCGCGGGCAGGACACGCCCGACCTGGCGCTGCTGACCGACGGACTGCGCGCCGAGCGCGAGCAGGGCATCACCATCGATGTCGCCTACCGCTACTTCGCCACCCCGCGGCGCCGGTTCATCCTGGCGGACACCCCCGGGCATGTGCAGTACACCCGCAACATGGTCACCGGCGCCTCCACCGCCGAACTGGCCGTGGTGCTGGTCGACGCCCGCAACGGCGTGGTCGAGCAGACCCGCCGGCACGCCGCGGTCGCCGCCCTGCTGCGGGTCCCGCACGTGGTGCTGGCGGTCAACAAGATGGACCTGGTCGACTACGCCGAGCCCGTCTTCGCCGCCATCGCCGAGGAGTTCACGACCTACGCGGCCTCGCTGGGTGTCCCGGAGATCACCGCGATCCCGATCTCGGCGCTGGCCGGCGACAACGTCGTGGCGCCGTCCGCCCACATGGACTGGTACGGCGGCCCGACGGTGCTGGAGCACCTGGAGACGGTGTCCGTCGTCGCCGACCCCTCGGATGACCCGGGCCGCTTCCCGGTGCAGTACGTCATCCGTCCGCAGACCGCCGAGCACCCCGACTACCGCGGCTACGCGGGCCAGATCGCCTCCGGTGTGCTGCGCGTCGGCGACGCCGTCACCGTGCTCCCCTCGGGCCGCACGAGCACCATCGAGGCGATCGACGCGCTCGGCCGGAGCGTGGACGCGGCCTGGGCGCCGCAGTCGGTCACCGTCCGGCTCGCCGATGACCTGGACATCTCGCGCGGTGACCTGATCGCCCCGACGGCCACCGCGCCGGCCGTCTCGCAGGACATCGAAGCGACCATCTGCCATGTGGCGGACCGGCCGCTGAAGGTCGGCGACCGGGTGCTGCTCAAGCACGCCACCCGCACGGTCAAGGCGATCGTCAAGGACATCCCGTCCCGGCTGACGCTGGACGACCTCTCCCCGCACCCGGAGCCCGGTGAGCTGGTGGCCAACGACATCGGCCGGATCCTCGTGCGCACCGCCGAGCCGCTTCCCCTGGACGCCTACGCCGACTCCCGCCGCACCGGCTCGTTCCTGCTGATCGACCCGGCGGACGGCACGACGCTGACCGCGGGGATGGCCGGCCACGCCTTCACGCAGGCGGCGGCCGGGGCCGTGCGGGCCGACGACGGCGCTGACGGCGCCGGCGATGAGGGATGGGACTTCTGA
- a CDS encoding ABC transporter ATP-binding protein, giving the protein MTTTTLTQQPATADTGTTVPYAARIDHVSKSFGRSGAQQHVLDDITLDVAPGEFVCLLGASGCGKSTLLNLVAGLDAPSAGAIETPGGRPALMFQEHALFPWLTAGRNIELALRLRGVPRAERRDKAERLLELVRLKGAHGKRVHELSGGMRQRVAMARALAQDSQLLLMDEPFAALDAITRDVLHDELTRIWRETHLSVLFVTHNVREAVRLAERVVLLSSRPGRIAREWQVDIPQPRRIEDAAVADLSVEITEQLRGEIRRHGQH; this is encoded by the coding sequence ATGACGACCACCACGCTCACCCAGCAGCCCGCCACGGCGGACACAGGCACCACCGTTCCGTACGCGGCCCGCATCGACCATGTCTCGAAGTCGTTCGGCCGCAGCGGCGCCCAGCAGCATGTCCTGGACGACATCACCCTCGATGTGGCGCCCGGCGAATTCGTCTGCCTCCTGGGGGCCTCGGGTTGCGGGAAGTCCACCCTGCTCAACCTCGTGGCCGGTCTCGACGCGCCGTCCGCCGGCGCCATCGAGACGCCCGGCGGCCGGCCGGCCCTGATGTTCCAGGAACACGCGCTGTTCCCGTGGCTGACCGCGGGCCGCAACATCGAACTGGCGCTGCGGCTGCGCGGGGTGCCGCGCGCGGAGCGCCGGGACAAGGCCGAGCGGCTGCTGGAACTGGTCCGGCTCAAGGGCGCCCACGGCAAGCGGGTGCACGAGCTGTCGGGCGGGATGCGCCAGCGCGTCGCGATGGCCCGGGCGCTCGCCCAGGACAGCCAGCTGCTGCTGATGGACGAGCCGTTCGCCGCGCTGGACGCGATCACCCGCGACGTCCTGCACGACGAACTGACCCGCATCTGGCGCGAGACCCACCTCTCGGTCCTCTTCGTCACCCACAACGTCCGCGAGGCCGTCCGGCTCGCCGAGCGGGTGGTGCTGCTGTCCTCCCGGCCCGGTCGGATCGCCCGCGAGTGGCAGGTCGACATCCCGCAGCCGCGCCGCATCGAGGACGCCGCGGTCGCCGACCTGTCCGTCGAGATCACCGAACAGCTCCGGGGGGAGATCCGCCGCCATGGCCAGCACTGA
- a CDS encoding aliphatic sulfonate ABC transporter substrate-binding protein, with product MSAIRHRLLAAAVTVPLLVGALGACSYGSEAKKDTAAGVAPKGPRTDGLDHVTIGFFGNTTHATPLIGLQSGRFQKELGGTEVKSSVFNAGPAEIEALNSGAIDIGWIGPSPAINGYAKSHGKSLKIISGSASGGVSLVVNPKKIKSLNDLKGKTIATPQLGNTQDVALLNYLSGKGYKVDPTTGKGDVTVQRTDNKVTPTAFQQGSIDGAWVPEPTAAKLVAEGGKTLLDEKKLWKDGKFVITNMIVSQKFLKQHPKAVEAVLRASVKTNDWIRSHPAQAKKDLNDKLASPDIAGKALPGNVIDPAFRNVQITDDPLAATLQQEADHAVKAGLLKKPDLKGIYDLTLLNKVLTSQGKKPVDDAGLGSK from the coding sequence GTGTCTGCCATTCGACACCGCCTGCTGGCGGCCGCTGTCACCGTCCCGCTGCTGGTCGGGGCGCTGGGCGCCTGCAGCTACGGCTCCGAGGCCAAGAAGGACACAGCGGCCGGCGTCGCCCCCAAGGGACCCAGGACCGACGGGCTCGATCACGTGACGATCGGGTTCTTCGGCAACACCACGCACGCCACCCCCCTGATCGGCCTCCAGAGCGGCCGGTTCCAGAAGGAACTGGGCGGCACGGAGGTGAAGTCCTCGGTCTTCAACGCGGGCCCCGCCGAGATCGAGGCGCTCAACTCCGGCGCCATCGACATCGGCTGGATCGGCCCCTCCCCCGCGATCAACGGCTACGCCAAGTCGCACGGCAAGAGCCTGAAGATCATCTCGGGCTCGGCCTCCGGCGGGGTGTCGCTGGTGGTCAACCCCAAGAAGATCAAGAGCCTGAACGATCTCAAGGGCAAGACGATCGCGACCCCGCAGCTGGGCAACACCCAGGACGTCGCGCTGCTGAACTACCTGAGCGGCAAGGGCTACAAGGTCGACCCCACCACCGGCAAGGGCGATGTCACCGTCCAGCGCACCGACAACAAGGTCACGCCGACCGCCTTCCAGCAGGGCTCCATCGACGGCGCCTGGGTGCCCGAGCCCACCGCCGCCAAGCTCGTCGCCGAGGGCGGCAAGACGCTCCTGGACGAGAAGAAGCTGTGGAAGGACGGCAAGTTCGTCATCACGAACATGATCGTCTCGCAGAAGTTCCTGAAGCAGCACCCGAAGGCCGTCGAGGCGGTGCTGCGTGCCTCGGTCAAGACCAACGACTGGATCCGCTCGCACCCCGCCCAGGCGAAGAAGGACCTGAACGACAAGCTCGCCTCCCCGGACATCGCCGGCAAGGCGCTGCCCGGCAACGTCATCGACCCGGCGTTCCGAAACGTCCAGATCACCGACGACCCGCTGGCCGCCACCCTCCAGCAGGAGGCCGACCACGCGGTCAAGGCGGGCCTGCTGAAGAAGCCCGACCTCAAGGGCATCTACGACCTGACGCTGCTGAACAAGGTGCTCACATCCCAGGGCAAGAAGCCGGTCGACGATGCCGGACTCGGCAGCAAGTAG